In Flavobacterium sp. CS20, a single window of DNA contains:
- a CDS encoding L-histidine N(alpha)-methyltransferase, whose product MKKIQTQFEKDVIKGLTDYPKHLPSKYIYDQRGDKLFQEIMAMPEYYLTNCEFDILSLHKTEICEAFSHDKGFDLIELGAGDGKKTKILLKELVAKNYDFDYLPIDISQNVLDELTATLKHEIPEAKVQAKQGTYFDVLSELDQYRDRKKVILFLGSNIGNLLHKDAIEFLKKIQENMHDDDVLFMGFDQKKHPQTILNAYNDDTKITEQFNKNILRRINREFDANFDLDQFMQWETYNPETGTALSYLVSLKEQFVNINNLDLNIKFDAWESIHVEISQKYDDAVVEWLSAQSGLKPIKTFLDQKGYYKNYIFKATK is encoded by the coding sequence ATGAAAAAGATACAAACGCAATTTGAAAAAGACGTCATCAAAGGTTTAACAGATTACCCGAAACATTTACCGTCAAAATATATTTATGACCAACGTGGCGATAAGCTATTTCAAGAGATCATGGCGATGCCAGAATATTATCTCACCAACTGCGAGTTTGATATACTGAGTTTACATAAAACTGAAATTTGCGAAGCTTTTTCTCACGACAAAGGCTTCGACCTCATCGAACTCGGAGCTGGAGATGGCAAAAAAACCAAAATTCTTTTAAAAGAATTGGTAGCCAAAAATTATGATTTTGATTATCTCCCTATCGATATCAGTCAAAATGTGTTAGACGAATTGACTGCGACTCTAAAACACGAAATTCCAGAAGCCAAAGTTCAAGCCAAACAAGGAACTTATTTTGATGTGCTCTCTGAATTAGACCAATACCGCGACCGTAAAAAAGTGATTTTATTTCTCGGCTCTAATATTGGCAATTTGTTGCATAAAGATGCTATTGAATTTTTAAAAAAAATACAAGAGAATATGCACGATGATGATGTTTTATTTATGGGATTTGATCAAAAAAAACACCCGCAAACTATTCTGAATGCCTATAATGACGATACAAAAATCACCGAACAATTCAATAAAAACATTCTAAGGCGTATCAATCGTGAGTTTGATGCCAACTTTGATTTAGATCAATTTATGCAATGGGAAACTTATAACCCAGAAACAGGAACGGCTTTAAGCTATTTGGTCAGCTTAAAAGAACAATTTGTCAATATCAACAATCTCGACTTAAATATTAAGTTTGACGCTTGGGAAAGTATTCACGTTGAAATTTCACAAAAATACGACGATGCCGTTGTAGAATGGCTATCCGCACAATCTGGCTTAAAACCCATAAAAACTTTTTTAGACCAAAAAGGTTATTACAAAAACTATATTTTTAAGGCAACGAAATAG
- the dcm gene encoding DNA (cytosine-5-)-methyltransferase, which yields MVIKDYYSLNETAKIVGKSKTTLRRWDKEGILNAVREPVSNYRMYKKTDVQNLLGQLFDEIENETVSNYTEADNQYKVLELFAGAGGLALGLERAGLKCATLNEIDKWACQTLRQNRPSWEVYEGDIKNYGFDDLKNKIDVVTGGFPCQAFSYAGKKLGLKDARGTLFYEFARIVNNLKPAICIGENVRGLLSHDKGNTLQGMISILDEIGYNVVPVQVLKAVQYRVPQKRERLIMVGIRKDIDVEYRYPKPHHKTYTLKDALKKSDLFSCDVPKSDGAKYPEHKKKVLDLIPPKGYWRDLPLDLQKSYMGKSFYLGGGKTGMARRIGWDEPSLTLTCCPAQKQTERCHPDETRPFTVREYARIQTFPDQWEFAGSTAQQYKQIGNAVPVNLAEELGYTIIKFLNTYYKSLKPE from the coding sequence ATGGTTATAAAAGATTATTATTCACTTAATGAAACTGCTAAAATTGTTGGTAAAAGTAAAACCACATTAAGACGTTGGGATAAAGAAGGTATTCTTAACGCAGTTAGAGAGCCAGTTTCCAATTATAGAATGTATAAAAAAACAGATGTCCAAAACCTTCTCGGACAACTGTTTGATGAAATTGAAAACGAAACTGTTTCAAACTACACTGAAGCTGATAATCAATACAAAGTTTTAGAATTATTTGCTGGCGCTGGTGGTTTGGCTTTAGGACTTGAAAGAGCGGGTTTAAAGTGTGCGACTTTAAATGAAATCGACAAATGGGCTTGTCAAACCCTTAGGCAAAACAGACCAAGTTGGGAAGTCTATGAAGGTGATATTAAAAACTACGGTTTTGATGATTTAAAAAACAAAATAGACGTGGTTACAGGTGGTTTTCCTTGTCAAGCTTTTAGCTATGCAGGGAAAAAATTAGGACTTAAAGATGCAAGAGGAACTTTGTTTTATGAATTTGCAAGAATTGTCAATAATCTTAAACCAGCCATTTGTATAGGCGAAAATGTTCGGGGACTTTTAAGTCACGACAAAGGCAATACACTTCAGGGTATGATATCTATTTTAGACGAAATCGGATATAATGTTGTTCCTGTTCAAGTTTTAAAAGCTGTTCAATATCGAGTGCCTCAAAAACGAGAAAGGTTAATTATGGTTGGTATAAGAAAAGATATTGATGTTGAATACAGATATCCTAAACCACATCATAAAACGTATACACTAAAAGATGCCTTAAAAAAAAGCGACTTATTTAGCTGTGACGTTCCAAAATCTGACGGAGCAAAATATCCCGAGCACAAGAAAAAAGTATTAGACTTAATTCCACCAAAAGGTTACTGGAGAGATTTGCCCTTAGATTTGCAAAAGTCGTATATGGGTAAAAGTTTTTATCTTGGTGGTGGCAAAACAGGAATGGCAAGGAGAATAGGTTGGGATGAACCGTCATTAACCTTGACTTGTTGTCCTGCCCAGAAACAAACAGAAAGATGTCATCCAGATGAAACCAGACCTTTTACGGTTAGAGAATACGCTCGAATTCAAACTTTTCCAGATCAATGGGAATTTGCAGGCTCTACTGCTCAACAATATAAACAAATCGGAAATGCCGTTCCAGTCAATCTTGCGGAAGAATTAGGATATACTATTATTAAGTTTTTGAATACATACTATAAATCATTAAAACCTGAATAG
- a CDS encoding Eco47II family restriction endonuclease, translated as MQNYVDFISDEHLFYCIKELHHSYLKAKKKVTKKKFYNNKIDTIKLTFDSKFNKLNEKTLIENEILRQIDKSINNSIGTFHENILSGIKGYELGKLSGFDIKAKDNTLFADIKNKHNTMNSSSSEALFQKLSRYADDYKKAKCYWVQILAKSSFNEHWKGDINGKEYSHSRVYKISGDQFYELLTGNKTAFFDLYKILPIAIDDYLNHLKSKETQSENSALEEIENDIKISKRSILNQITSENYGYYSGFNDL; from the coding sequence ATGCAAAACTATGTTGATTTTATTTCAGATGAACACTTGTTTTATTGTATCAAAGAGTTGCATCATTCATATTTAAAAGCAAAGAAAAAAGTTACAAAAAAGAAATTCTACAACAATAAAATTGATACCATCAAATTAACTTTTGATAGTAAGTTCAATAAACTTAATGAGAAAACCCTTATTGAAAATGAAATTTTAAGACAAATTGATAAATCTATTAATAATTCGATTGGTACTTTTCACGAAAATATACTTAGTGGTATAAAGGGATATGAGCTTGGCAAACTAAGTGGATTTGATATAAAAGCAAAAGATAATACACTTTTTGCTGACATCAAAAATAAACACAACACAATGAATAGTAGTTCGTCTGAAGCTTTATTTCAAAAATTATCCAGATATGCAGATGACTATAAAAAGGCAAAATGTTATTGGGTTCAAATTTTAGCTAAAAGTAGTTTTAATGAGCATTGGAAAGGTGACATTAACGGAAAAGAATATAGCCATAGTAGAGTTTATAAAATTTCTGGAGATCAATTTTATGAATTATTAACTGGTAACAAAACGGCATTTTTTGACTTATATAAAATTTTACCTATAGCTATTGATGACTATTTAAATCATTTAAAATCAAAAGAAACGCAATCAGAAAACTCTGCATTAGAAGAAATTGAAAATGACATTAAAATATCTAAACGTTCAATATTAAACCAAATAACATCAGAAAATTATGGATACTATTCAGGTTTTAATGATTTATAG
- a CDS encoding polysaccharide deacetylase family protein — protein sequence MIPAKTPALVSRYFNNYIWEKPNTEKRIYLTFDDGPIPEVTPWVLDVLKQYQIPATFFCVGENIDKHPEIFKEILKQNHSIGNHTYNHLKGWKTTTEKYLDNIQNTQKIINEFGVNTSLFRPPYGKMTSAQSKAVLNLDYDVIMWSVLSKDYSSKLPHQKVYDNIINNTTSGSIIVCHDNIKAFDTLQKVLSKAIETLLENGFGFGKL from the coding sequence ATGATACCTGCTAAAACACCGGCTTTAGTAAGTCGCTATTTTAATAATTATATTTGGGAAAAACCCAATACTGAAAAACGTATTTATTTAACTTTTGATGATGGACCAATTCCCGAAGTTACACCTTGGGTTTTGGATGTTTTAAAACAATATCAAATTCCAGCCACGTTTTTTTGTGTAGGAGAAAATATTGATAAACACCCTGAGATTTTCAAAGAAATTTTAAAACAAAATCACAGTATTGGAAATCATACTTACAACCATCTAAAAGGTTGGAAAACCACGACAGAAAAATATCTTGATAACATCCAAAATACTCAAAAGATCATCAATGAATTTGGGGTCAACACGTCTTTATTTCGACCGCCTTATGGTAAAATGACATCGGCACAATCAAAAGCCGTTCTCAACTTGGACTATGATGTGATAATGTGGTCTGTTTTGAGTAAAGATTATAGTTCTAAATTGCCCCACCAAAAAGTATATGATAACATCATCAACAACACCACTTCTGGCAGTATTATAGTTTGCCACGACAACATCAAAGCTTTTGACACTTTGCAAAAGGTGTTGTCAAAAGCTATTGAAACCCTTTTAGAAAATGGGTTTGGGTTTGGGAAATTATAG
- a CDS encoding DUF2723 domain-containing protein encodes MSGFNFSKWNKIVAWLAFAIALVTYSMTLEPTLSFWDAGEYIATSSKLQVGHPPGAPLYQMLGAVFSIFAPEASQIALMINFMSGLSAAFAVLFMFWSVVLLFRKIYPDLENATVSRQIMVLSVAFIGALSLTFSDSFWFNSVEAEVYAMASCIMSILFYVGLLWERDMHKPRGNRWLILISFIVGLSFGVHFMGLLTIPAIGYMYYFKNTKTITIKNFVVSSLIILGALMFIFKFLLPYSLTFFAKSELFFVNTVGLPFHSGTVIAGLVVIAFFIFALKFTRQKGYPVINSVVLSILFIFIGFSSWIMLPIRANAGTTINENNPSSAQALLAYYNRDQYPEVKLFYGPQFTDMFAGLDPDNPYSDEEPKYERDEELGKYVIVNDYKNAKQNPNSKHKTFLPRMWSFEHAKNYLAYTGPIEFTIKPDYQGSEELTQIVNQFRKDYDDGKIGAEGYISFLKDFAPYLDVEKPSAFANFSYMIEHQFMYMYWRYFMWNFAGRQNDIQGQGTDLNGNWISGINFIDEWRLGNQDELTTDMKTNKARNTYFFLPLILGIIGLLFHYQKDKKSFWILLVFFLFTSIALKIYLNERPFEPRERDYALVGSFYVYCMWIGFGVFSIYDSFRQYLSSKILVPLVSVVCLLVAPVLMASENWDDHDRSNRYSALTMAKKYLDSVDENAILFTIGDNDTFALWFAQEILGYRTDVRVVNTQLFATDWYIDQMRRKAYKSDPLKTYLEHEDYSYGTNEAVWFNENKNYPDTLDIDTWIKFIKLDDKRTKAELQSGQWVNTFPTKHIRIPVNKKNAINSGIVKAKDLDKIVDEIVIKIPGSLVYKHRLLMLDVLANTEWKRPIYFTGGSYDSADFLWMKDYLQLDGVCYKLVPIKTDFNPKTDVDMGRIDTEKMYDIVMNWDWKNSGKDNIYYDTETRRNSITYRSNMARLADSLAKEKKYEKAENVLDLAMEKMPVKYFGYYTLLNPIIEVYYKIDKTEKARAIWQDVAKKYQEKLRYFSSLNYDRQSQLAEEISTEIQRYRSLVDMLIYVQDDEMMQKEAETFNSYLELFDYGNQLEETPSKEDLMNKLLNSGDSSQTDTIPEQPE; translated from the coding sequence ATGAGTGGATTTAATTTTAGTAAATGGAATAAAATTGTAGCTTGGTTGGCTTTTGCCATAGCATTGGTAACTTATTCGATGACGCTTGAACCGACTTTGAGCTTTTGGGATGCGGGTGAATATATAGCAACCTCTTCAAAATTGCAGGTGGGTCATCCGCCAGGTGCACCGCTTTATCAAATGTTGGGTGCAGTGTTTTCTATCTTCGCACCTGAAGCATCTCAAATTGCATTGATGATTAACTTTATGTCTGGACTTTCGGCGGCTTTTGCGGTGTTGTTTATGTTTTGGAGTGTGGTTTTGTTGTTTAGAAAAATATATCCTGACTTAGAAAATGCTACTGTGAGCAGACAAATTATGGTTTTGAGTGTCGCGTTTATTGGGGCTTTGAGCTTAACTTTTTCTGATAGTTTTTGGTTTAATTCAGTTGAAGCCGAAGTGTATGCTATGGCGTCGTGCATTATGTCTATTCTGTTTTATGTGGGTTTGCTTTGGGAACGCGATATGCACAAACCGCGTGGCAACCGTTGGTTGATTTTGATCAGCTTTATTGTCGGTTTGTCTTTTGGGGTGCATTTTATGGGATTGCTGACTATTCCTGCGATTGGATATATGTATTATTTTAAAAACACAAAAACTATTACGATTAAAAACTTTGTGGTGTCAAGTCTGATTATCTTAGGGGCTTTGATGTTTATATTTAAGTTTCTACTGCCTTATAGTTTGACATTTTTTGCTAAATCTGAGTTGTTTTTTGTGAATACTGTTGGCTTGCCTTTTCACTCTGGGACTGTCATAGCTGGTTTGGTGGTCATTGCTTTTTTCATTTTTGCTTTAAAATTTACGCGGCAAAAAGGTTATCCAGTGATTAATTCAGTGGTGTTGAGTATTCTGTTTATTTTCATAGGTTTCTCAAGTTGGATTATGTTGCCTATACGTGCCAATGCGGGTACGACCATCAACGAAAACAATCCGAGTAGTGCACAAGCGCTTTTGGCTTACTATAATCGGGATCAATATCCTGAGGTGAAATTGTTTTACGGACCACAATTTACAGATATGTTTGCTGGACTTGACCCAGACAACCCTTATTCTGATGAAGAACCTAAGTATGAGCGAGATGAGGAACTTGGCAAATATGTGATTGTAAATGATTATAAAAACGCAAAACAAAACCCGAACAGCAAGCATAAAACTTTTTTGCCAAGGATGTGGAGTTTTGAACATGCTAAAAATTACTTAGCTTATACGGGTCCTATTGAGTTTACCATAAAACCCGATTATCAAGGCAGTGAAGAATTGACGCAAATTGTAAATCAATTCAGAAAGGATTATGATGATGGTAAAATTGGCGCTGAAGGTTATATTTCTTTTTTAAAAGATTTTGCTCCGTATCTCGATGTTGAAAAACCATCGGCGTTTGCTAACTTTTCATATATGATTGAGCACCAATTTATGTATATGTATTGGCGGTATTTTATGTGGAATTTTGCTGGCCGACAAAACGATATTCAAGGTCAAGGCACAGATTTGAATGGCAATTGGATCAGTGGTATCAATTTTATTGACGAATGGCGATTGGGCAATCAAGATGAATTGACCACTGATATGAAAACCAATAAAGCGAGAAATACGTATTTCTTTTTACCATTGATTTTAGGAATTATTGGTTTATTGTTCCATTATCAAAAAGATAAAAAGTCGTTTTGGATATTACTGGTTTTCTTTTTGTTTACAAGTATTGCTTTAAAAATTTATCTCAATGAACGTCCGTTTGAACCACGTGAGCGCGATTATGCTTTGGTGGGCTCGTTTTATGTGTATTGTATGTGGATTGGCTTTGGCGTATTTAGCATTTACGATAGTTTTAGGCAATATTTGTCATCTAAAATTCTTGTGCCTTTAGTCAGTGTGGTTTGTCTTTTGGTCGCACCTGTGCTGATGGCGAGTGAAAATTGGGATGACCACGACCGTTCTAACCGCTATTCAGCTTTGACGATGGCTAAAAAATATCTGGATTCGGTTGACGAAAACGCCATTTTATTTACCATTGGAGATAATGATACTTTTGCACTGTGGTTTGCTCAAGAGATTTTGGGTTACCGCACCGATGTTCGCGTGGTGAATACGCAACTTTTTGCCACGGATTGGTATATTGACCAAATGCGACGAAAAGCTTACAAAAGCGATCCACTAAAAACCTATTTGGAACACGAAGACTACAGCTATGGCACCAATGAAGCTGTTTGGTTTAATGAAAATAAAAATTATCCCGATACTTTAGATATTGATACTTGGATAAAATTTATAAAATTAGATGATAAACGCACCAAAGCTGAATTACAAAGCGGTCAATGGGTGAATACCTTTCCTACTAAACACATCAGAATTCCTGTCAACAAAAAAAATGCAATAAATTCTGGAATTGTCAAAGCTAAAGATCTTGATAAGATTGTTGATGAAATTGTGATAAAAATTCCAGGTTCGTTGGTTTATAAACATCGATTATTGATGCTTGATGTTTTGGCAAATACAGAATGGAAACGCCCTATTTATTTCACTGGTGGAAGTTATGACAGTGCGGATTTTCTTTGGATGAAAGATTACTTGCAACTCGATGGCGTTTGCTATAAACTTGTCCCGATAAAAACCGATTTCAACCCTAAAACCGATGTGGATATGGGTAGAATTGATACTGAAAAAATGTATGACATCGTAATGAATTGGGATTGGAAAAATAGTGGCAAAGACAATATTTATTACGATACCGAAACCCGAAGAAACTCGATTACTTACCGAAGTAATATGGCAAGATTGGCAGATTCATTAGCTAAAGAGAAGAAATATGAAAAAGCTGAAAATGTTCTGGATTTGGCTATGGAAAAAATGCCTGTAAAATACTTTGGATATTACACATTACTCAATCCGATTATTGAAGTTTATTACAAAATAGATAAGACTGAAAAAGCCAGAGCTATATGGCAAGATGTCGCCAAAAAATATCAAGAAAAACTCAGGTATTTTAGTAGCCTAAACTATGATAGACAAAGTCAATTGGCTGAAGAGATTTCAACCGAAATACAGCGTTACCGTTCGTTAGTGGATATGTTGATTTACGTTCAAGACGATGAAATGATGCAAAAAGAAGCTGAAACCTTTAATTCGTATTTAGAACTTTTTGATTATGGCAATCAACTTGAAGAAACGCCGTCTAAAGAAGATTTGATGAATAAACTTTTAAACTCGGGAGATTCTTCTCAAACAGATACAATACCTGAACAACCGGAATGA
- a CDS encoding pitrilysin family protein has translation MKFKFSYLLLLCFVTTGLVAQIDRTQMPKPGPAPEINLGEPDTFEMSNGLEVLVVEDHKLPRVSVRLVIDNKPHRVEKPGVEDLTSALLGTGTKNLSKDEYNEEIEFLGANVSLGAEYAYASSLKKYFPRVFELMADGALNPVFTQEEFDSEKNKLIESLKANAKNVGAIASRVSSVLAYSTNHPYGQYTTEESVEKITLQDVQNYYQNYFVPGNAYMAFVGDINKKEAKKLVNKYFKNWKAETAPEFSLPQPRKAQFRQIDFVNMPNAVQSEIIAQNTVDLKMSDKDYFPVLVANQILGGDFGSYLNMNLREDKGYTYGARSSIGADRYASRFRASVSVRNEVTDSAVVEILKEIKRIRTELVDAQKLEDTKKKFAGNFVLKLEQPSTVANYALNIRTEKLPEDFYKTYLQKINAVTKEDIKRVATKYFDIDHLQIVVAGKGSEVVENLEKIKFEGKTVPVLYYDKYGNKIDKPEFNKPLPKGVTVQTVFDDYIKAIGGKQKVKAIDNLTMKGTMSAGPQTLNIEMVSTAKDQVYFELGMSGMVMSKMVINGDRGYNAGQGQKKDMTPEEVKENLKTSSLFPELKAPNNLELIGIESTDNGDAYVVKISDKTKTYYSVKTGLKIKDVSVEEQMGQTFESTVKYQDYKPVEGVLIPHSMTQSVGPQNFDIKFTEIKVNQDIPESKFQ, from the coding sequence ATGAAATTCAAATTTAGCTACCTATTGCTATTATGTTTTGTAACAACAGGTCTTGTTGCACAAATAGATAGAACCCAAATGCCAAAACCAGGTCCAGCACCTGAAATCAATCTTGGCGAACCAGATACATTTGAAATGAGTAACGGTCTTGAAGTTTTGGTTGTAGAAGACCATAAACTGCCAAGGGTTTCTGTAAGATTGGTCATTGATAACAAACCACACCGTGTTGAAAAACCTGGAGTTGAAGACTTAACTTCTGCTTTGCTTGGTACAGGAACCAAAAACTTAAGCAAAGATGAATACAACGAAGAAATAGAATTTCTCGGGGCTAATGTAAGTTTGGGAGCAGAATATGCCTATGCTAGCTCGCTCAAAAAATACTTCCCACGTGTGTTTGAATTGATGGCAGATGGAGCTTTAAACCCTGTTTTTACACAAGAAGAATTTGACTCTGAAAAAAATAAACTCATCGAAAGTTTAAAAGCCAATGCCAAAAATGTGGGTGCAATTGCCAGTCGTGTAAGCTCAGTTTTAGCTTACTCAACAAATCACCCATACGGGCAATATACAACTGAAGAAAGTGTTGAAAAAATAACATTACAAGATGTTCAGAACTACTATCAAAACTATTTTGTTCCAGGAAATGCATACATGGCATTTGTTGGTGATATAAATAAAAAAGAAGCAAAAAAGTTAGTCAATAAATATTTTAAAAATTGGAAAGCAGAAACAGCACCAGAATTTTCTTTGCCACAACCAAGAAAAGCACAATTCAGACAAATTGATTTTGTCAATATGCCTAATGCCGTGCAAAGTGAAATCATCGCTCAAAACACAGTTGATTTAAAAATGTCAGATAAGGACTATTTTCCTGTTTTGGTGGCTAATCAAATTTTGGGTGGCGACTTTGGCAGTTATCTAAACATGAATTTAAGAGAAGATAAAGGTTATACTTATGGTGCAAGATCAAGTATTGGTGCAGACCGTTATGCCTCTCGTTTTAGGGCTTCAGTTAGTGTAAGAAACGAAGTAACAGATTCTGCTGTGGTTGAAATCCTCAAGGAAATTAAACGCATCAGAACAGAACTTGTTGATGCTCAAAAACTTGAAGATACTAAGAAAAAATTTGCTGGTAACTTTGTTTTAAAACTTGAGCAACCTTCAACGGTAGCTAATTATGCTTTAAACATAAGAACAGAAAAACTTCCTGAAGATTTTTATAAAACCTATTTGCAAAAAATCAATGCAGTTACTAAAGAAGATATCAAACGTGTGGCGACAAAATATTTTGATATCGATCATTTGCAAATTGTCGTTGCAGGTAAAGGCTCAGAAGTTGTTGAAAATCTTGAAAAAATTAAGTTTGAAGGTAAAACTGTTCCAGTATTGTATTACGACAAATACGGTAACAAAATCGATAAGCCTGAATTTAATAAACCGTTGCCAAAAGGCGTAACTGTTCAAACTGTATTTGACGATTATATCAAAGCTATTGGTGGTAAACAGAAAGTTAAAGCGATTGATAATTTGACAATGAAAGGAACTATGTCTGCTGGACCACAAACCTTAAACATAGAAATGGTGTCAACTGCCAAAGATCAAGTCTATTTTGAGCTTGGAATGTCAGGTATGGTAATGAGCAAAATGGTGATTAATGGTGATAGAGGATACAATGCAGGTCAAGGTCAAAAGAAAGATATGACTCCTGAAGAAGTCAAAGAAAATTTAAAGACTTCAAGTTTGTTTCCAGAACTCAAAGCTCCAAACAACTTAGAACTTATAGGAATTGAATCTACCGATAACGGTGATGCTTATGTAGTTAAAATTTCTGATAAAACTAAAACGTATTATAGTGTAAAAACAGGTTTAAAAATAAAAGATGTTTCAGTTGAAGAGCAAATGGGGCAAACTTTTGAGTCAACGGTTAAATACCAAGACTACAAGCCAGTTGAAGGCGTCCTAATTCCACATAGTATGACACAATCTGTAGGGCCACAAAACTTTGATATCAAATTTACTGAAATCAAGGTTAATCAAGACATTCCTGAATCTAAATTTCAATAA
- a CDS encoding thioredoxin-like domain-containing protein codes for MKGLVLSVFSILMVVACQSKKADFTAQIDGVKDSTKVYFSKLGENNQPVPVDTVEVMNGQFSLDLEEGEPQQLNMFTIEGVNSNLFFVNEDESIEAVLYKDSLRSSKIMGGKHNELLMTYMDTLKASANAMNKLGQDMRKAMMNQDRETLNSLRKKQKLLQDQDIAFRKKMAESNPNSIVVALALSDLMSSKKLPNSDIKSIYNSFSDEVKDHTLGKLLAENIAKMSKTDIGAKVEMFEAPTPGGDVLSLKDAMGKLTLIDFWASWCKPCRMENPNVVSVYNDYKDKGFSIISVSLDKNKSSWEKAIKDDKMDWYHISNLKYWNEPIAKEWGVRSIPATFLIDENGVIVAKNLRGNVLRQKVDEILGEE; via the coding sequence ATGAAAGGATTAGTTTTAAGTGTATTTTCAATACTTATGGTTGTTGCCTGTCAAAGTAAAAAAGCAGATTTTACAGCTCAGATAGATGGTGTTAAGGATAGCACAAAAGTATATTTTTCTAAATTAGGAGAAAACAATCAACCTGTGCCTGTGGATACTGTAGAAGTGATGAACGGTCAATTTTCTTTAGATTTAGAAGAAGGAGAGCCACAACAACTCAACATGTTTACGATAGAAGGCGTTAACAGCAATTTATTTTTTGTAAATGAAGACGAATCAATCGAGGCTGTTTTGTATAAAGATAGCCTAAGAAGCTCAAAAATCATGGGTGGAAAGCACAATGAACTTTTAATGACTTATATGGATACATTGAAAGCTTCAGCCAATGCTATGAATAAATTAGGTCAAGATATGCGTAAAGCCATGATGAATCAAGACCGTGAAACTTTAAATAGCTTAAGAAAAAAACAAAAGCTTCTTCAAGACCAAGACATTGCTTTTAGAAAAAAAATGGCAGAATCAAATCCAAATTCAATAGTGGTCGCTTTGGCTTTATCAGATTTAATGTCGAGTAAAAAATTACCAAATTCAGACATTAAATCTATTTACAATAGTTTTTCTGACGAGGTAAAAGATCATACATTAGGTAAACTTCTGGCGGAAAATATTGCTAAAATGTCTAAAACTGATATTGGTGCCAAAGTTGAAATGTTTGAAGCTCCAACACCAGGTGGCGATGTTTTATCTTTAAAAGACGCTATGGGCAAACTTACTTTAATTGATTTTTGGGCGTCTTGGTGTAAACCTTGTCGTATGGAAAACCCAAATGTTGTGAGTGTTTACAATGATTACAAGGACAAAGGTTTCTCTATTATAAGCGTGTCTTTAGATAAAAACAAAAGTAGTTGGGAAAAGGCAATTAAGGATGATAAAATGGATTGGTATCATATTTCAAACCTCAAATATTGGAATGAGCCTATCGCTAAAGAATGGGGCGTAAGGTCTATTCCTGCCACGTTTTTAATTGATGAAAATGGCGTGATTGTTGCCAAAAACTTAAGAGGAAATGTCCTTAGACAAAAAGTTGATGAAATTTTAGGTGAAGAATAA
- a CDS encoding 1-acyl-sn-glycerol-3-phosphate acyltransferase produces the protein MKKILSYPLSIIFYLAFGLVLVVFHGLQFIAHRGFGYQAHKICVDWLNFFIMRCLNLLGTRISFDNTYKLDKDKPHIIVANHQSMYDIPPLIWYLRKIHPKFISKKELGKGIPSVSYNLRHGGSVLIDRKDSEKAVKAIKNFGQYLSKNKHSGVIFPEGTRSRDGQLKRFSENGLKTLIENCPDAILIPVSIKNSWQLQQYGMFPLPIGVKILFKVHQPIDVSQNDFNTCYNHALKSIQSEIDN, from the coding sequence ATGAAAAAAATTTTATCCTATCCACTTTCAATCATTTTTTACTTGGCTTTTGGTTTGGTTTTGGTTGTTTTTCATGGGCTTCAGTTTATTGCACATCGCGGTTTTGGCTATCAAGCTCATAAGATCTGTGTAGATTGGCTTAATTTTTTTATTATGCGATGTCTAAACTTGCTTGGAACTCGCATTAGCTTTGATAATACCTATAAGTTAGACAAAGATAAGCCACATATCATCGTGGCTAACCACCAAAGTATGTATGATATTCCGCCATTGATTTGGTATTTAAGAAAAATTCATCCAAAATTTATCAGCAAAAAAGAACTCGGCAAAGGCATTCCATCAGTTTCTTATAATTTACGGCACGGTGGATCGGTTTTAATTGATAGAAAAGATAGTGAAAAAGCCGTAAAAGCCATTAAAAACTTTGGTCAGTATCTCAGCAAAAACAAGCATTCAGGAGTTATTTTTCCTGAAGGCACACGAAGTCGTGATGGTCAGCTTAAGCGTTTTTCAGAAAATGGGTTAAAAACCTTAATCGAAAACTGTCCAGATGCTATTTTGATTCCAGTAAGTATTAAAAACTCATGGCAACTTCAGCAATATGGCATGTTTCCACTGCCTATTGGGGTAAAAATTTTATTTAAAGTTCACCAACCTATTGATGTTTCTCAAAATGATTTTAACACTTGTTACAACCATGCTTTAAAGTCTATACAATCAGAAATTGACAATTAA